A genomic window from Lotus japonicus ecotype B-129 chromosome 1, LjGifu_v1.2 includes:
- the LOC130732211 gene encoding uncharacterized protein LOC130732211: MCSLHLRLSKVTSLALPSESDPKVDKELEEKSGGVIHAVVSYLRKVLVFTLSYILAPLIDPINLRFYLNPNGNLYSQWEARLLFHSWCKEYSKTYPTKDEKLYRFDIFNQTLERTTRRTLTTSNSSSGTNGFADRTAEELDYLLPSGGYADSSDSD, translated from the exons ATGTGTTCGCTTCACCTCCGTCTCTCCAAGGTCACATCCCTCGCGCTCCCTTCGGAGTCCGACCCTAAAG TTGACAAGGAATTAGAAGAGAAGAGTGGTGGTGTCATTCACGCTGTTGTTTCATATCTCAGAAAAGTGTTGGTTTTCACTCTCAGCTACATTTTGGCGCCCTTGATCGACCCTATCAATCTCCGTTTCTATTTGAATCCCAATGGCAATCTCTATTCTCAATGGGAAGCCAGATTACTTTTCCATAGCTGGTGCAAGGAATATAGCAAAACATACCCTACAAAAGATGAGAAACTCTACAGGTTCGACATCTTCAACCAAACTCTTGAACGGACCACCCGCCGCACCCTGACCACGTCAAATTCCTCATCCGGCACCAACGGTTTCGCTGATCGAACCGCTGAAGAATTGGATTACCTTTTACCTTCAGGCGGTTATGCCGATTCTTCTGATAGTGATTAA
- the LOC130711612 gene encoding uncharacterized protein LOC130711612, which translates to MREGRNGGYGREAPSWWQRPWSHPKRNFARRREEEQTGRRRGNSFWGSKRPSNQNLGQQRYGGARAGQWQQNGAFRNYSERGIRRDRSGRFQSHWQPSPNYQGGATKSRQQQGTRLQTRSNGTQRSNQLKESFSVFVDGLGERMTLQKLRAIFEKAGRLRHVFIQQKKKYQRRFRFGFLRYYSDVEAWKAIRMFHGMRLDGNYLVVQKAKIQRPFSSPAVPSSGTHNFEAKRKVWRPKTQQQKNEQGLPAENKVTSFQAQGVAFQSDGCQLRFAASDVDDKWVQRCARARTLLSMPVEDLQEQFSQIGLFNFRLIPLGADEVLLEFEKKEEMEETIAECGFFLEQKLYDIKPCNVFSFGIVQHVWIRLWQVPLGLWTESFFSSVGNRLGTYVMSDSATSLRHRPDFARILVRMHHPILHSFTMSVDVSGTSCIILVEKDLVAYDYGTVEVMPSTPVKIYNSEDDESYDDGSLGDVGREDGAGLLDVQNPYEKDYESAVHD; encoded by the coding sequence ATGAGAGAAGGCAGAAATGGGGGCTATGGCAGGGAGGCTCCGTCGTGGTGGCAGCGACCATGGAGTCACCCGAAAAGGAATTTCGCACGGCGTAGGGAAGAGGAGCAAACAGGGCGACGACGTGGAAATTCTTTCTGGGGTTCCAAACGACCTTCAAACCAGAATTTGGGACAGCAACGTTATGGAGGTGCTCGTGCTGGACAATGGCAACAAAATGGAGCTTTTAGGAATTATTCAGAAAGAGGGATCCGGAGAGATAGATCAGGGAGGTTTCAATCGCATTGGCAGCCATCACCAAATTATCAAGGGGGTGCTACAAAATCCAGGCAACAGCAAGGTACCCGTCTTCAGACAAGAAGCAATGGGACTCAGAGATCCAATCAGTTAAAGGAGTCCTTCTCGGTTTTTGTGGATGGTTTGGGAGAGAGGATGACATTACAGAAATTAAGAGCAATCTTTGAGAAGGCAGGGAGGCTTCGGCATGTGTTTattcaacagaagaagaaatATCAACGGCGCTTTCGCTTTGGATTCTTGCGCTATTACAGTGATGTTGAGGCATGGAAGGCGATTCGCATGTTCCATGGCATGCGATTAGACGGTAACTATCTTGTGGTTCAGAAAGCGAAGATTCAACGACCATTTTCCTCCCCTGCGGTTCCTTCATCAGGGACACATAATTTTGAAGCCAAACGGAAGGTGTGGAGACCAAAAACTCAGCAGCAAAAGAATGAACAAGGTTTGCCAGCAGAGAATAAGGTTACTTCGTTTCAGGCACAAGGTGTTGCTTTCCAGTCTGACGGGTGCCAGCTACGTTTCGCAGCGTCTGATGTGGATGACAAATGGGTCCAGAGATGTGCTAGGGCACGCACACTGCTGTCTATGCCTGTGGAAGACTTACAGGAACAATTCAGTCAGATTGGCTTGTTTAACTTTCGCTTAATCCCGCTTGGTGCAGATGAAGTGCTTTTGGAATTcgaaaagaaggaagaaatggAAGAGACAATTGCAGAGTGCGGTTTTTTCTTAGAGCAAAAGTTGTACGATATTAAGCCTTGCAATGTCTTTTCTTTTGGCATCGTACAACATGTCTGGATACGTCTGTGGCAGGTTCCGTTGGGTTTATGGACTGAATCGTTTTTCTCTTCTGTTGGAAATAGGCTAGGGACCTATGTTATGTCTGATTCAGCTACTTCTTTGCGCCATAGACCTGATTTTGCTCGCATTTTGGTACGTATGCATCATCCAATTCTACACAGTTTTACCATGTCGGTTGATGTTAGCGGAACGTCGTGCATAATTTTGGTTGAGAAGGATCTGGTAGCGTACGACTATGGGACAGTAGAGGTCATGCCGTCGACGCCAGTCAAAATCTACAACTCAGAGGATGATGAGAGCTATGATGACGGGAGTTTGGGGGATGTCGGTAGAGAGGATGGTGCGGGTTTGTTGGATGTGCAAAacccttatgaaaaagattacGAATCTGCAGTTCATGATTAA